CATTCAGTTCAAAAATATGAGTACAATAGAGTTCTTAATTGTGATAACATGAAAGAAGCAGTTTTAGAGTTAATAGATTTTCATAAGGCAGCGAAGGAAGGAGCAAATTAAATGTTAAAAATAGCATTAGAGTCATTAGGATGTTCTAAAAATTTAGTAGATGCAGAAATAATGATGGGGATTTTAAATAGAAAAGGATATAAATTAGTAGGTGAGTTTGAGGAAGCCGATATAATTTTAGTAAATACTTGTGGATTTATAGAATCAGCAAAACAAGAATCTATAGATACTATATTAGACTTAGCTCAATTAAAAGAAAACGGAAATTTAAAGTTACTTATAGTTACAGGATGTTTAGCTCAAAGATATGCTAAGGAATTACAAGCAGAAATTCCAGAAATAGATGCTATAGTTGGAACAGGAAGTTACCAACAAATAGATGAAATAATAGCAAACCTTGAAAAGGAAAATAACATAGTAAGTTTAAATGATATTGAATTTGCTTACAATGAAGATCTTCCAAGATATGTTACAACTCCAGAATATATGGCATATTTAAAAATAGGTGAAGGTTGTGACAATCACTGTACTTATTGTATAATACCAAAATTAAGAGGTAGATATAGAAGTAGAAAAATGGAAGATATAATAAAAGAAGCTAAAGATCTTGCTTCTAAAGGAGTAAAAGAATTAGTAGTTATAGCTCAAGACACTACAAAGTATGGGTTAGATTTATATGGAGAAGTTAAACTTCCACAATTATTAGAAGAACTTGCACAAATAGATGGAATAAAATGGATAAGGA
The nucleotide sequence above comes from Paraclostridium bifermentans. Encoded proteins:
- the rimO gene encoding 30S ribosomal protein S12 methylthiotransferase RimO; amino-acid sequence: MLKIALESLGCSKNLVDAEIMMGILNRKGYKLVGEFEEADIILVNTCGFIESAKQESIDTILDLAQLKENGNLKLLIVTGCLAQRYAKELQAEIPEIDAIVGTGSYQQIDEIIANLEKENNIVSLNDIEFAYNEDLPRYVTTPEYMAYLKIGEGCDNHCTYCIIPKLRGRYRSRKMEDIIKEAKDLASKGVKELVVIAQDTTKYGLDLYGEVKLPQLLEELAQIDGIKWIRIMYSYPESITEELVKVIKKYDNICNYFDMPIQHASNKVLKLMNRHTTKEDIKSKVEMIRKYIPDATLRTTIIVGFPGETDEDFNELVEFAKDMKFDRLGAFAYSREEDTPADKLPNHLDEDVKLQRRDQLMLVQQEISQNLNVQKIDNEYEVLIEEQIEDKVYIGRTQGDAEEIDSIVYVKSENQLEIGSFVKVKINNALEYDLMGDVVNELA